Below is a genomic region from Catenuloplanes atrovinosus.
CCGGCCACCGCGGGCGCGGACCCGTCGTTCTACGCGCTGATGCTCCCGGCGATCGTGCTGGGCGCGGGCTCGCTGGCGACCTACTCGCGGCTGACCCGCACGTCGGTGGTGGAGAACCTGCGCGCGGACTACGTGCGTACCGCGAAGGCGAAGGGCCTGGCCCGGAACCGGGTGATCGGGGTGCACGTGCTGCGCAACTCGCTGATCCCGGTCGTCACCTACATCGGCGTCGACCTCGGCAGCCTGATGGCCGGCGCCATCGTGACCGAGGGCGTGTTCAACATCCCCGGCGTCGGCTCGTCGCTGTTCCGGGGCATCACCACGGAGGACGGTCCGCTGGTCGTCGGCTTCGTCAGCATCCTGGTGATCATCTTCATCGTGGCCAACCTGATCGTCGACCTGCTCTACGCGGTCCTGGACCCGAGGATCCGGTATGAGTGACTTGCAAGCGGTGGCCGCCACCGAGGTCCCGTCCGTGGAGCGGGCGCGCAGCCTGGGCCAGGACGCGTGGCGCGACCTACGGCACAACTGGATCTTCTGGTTCGCCTCCACGATCGCGCTGATCGTGATCCTGATGGCGATCGCGCCGTCGTTGTTCACGCCGAACAACCCCACCGAGTGCGCCCTGTCGCGGCAGCACGCGCCGGGCAGTGGCTGGGCGTTGTTCGGCTACGACTTCCAGGGCTGCGACATCTACGCTCGGACCGTCCACGGCGCGCGCGCCTCGATCTGGGTCGGCGTGCTCTCCACGGCGCTGGCCTCGGCGATCGGCCTGGTGTTCGGCCTGTCGTCCGGGTTCTTCGGCGGCTGGCTGGACGCGATCCTGTCCCGGATCACGGACATCGTGCTGGGCATCCCGCTGCTGCTGGCCGCGATCGTGCTCGGCAAGCGCCTGGCCGCCGGTGACACCGGCGGCTCGTCCGGCCTGCTCGCGGTCGTGGTCGTCCTCGGAATCCTGGGCTGGACCACCGCCGCCCGCGTCATGCGGTCGTCGGTGATCTCGGCGAAGAATCAGGATTACGTGGCGGCGGCGCGGATGCTGGGGGCGGGGAATTTCCGGATCATGTTCCGGCACATCCTGCCGAACGCGATCGCGCCGTTCATCGTGGTGCTGACCATCGCGCTGGGCCAGTTCATCGCCACCGAGGCGACGTTGTCGTTCCTGGGCATCGGCCTGAAGGGCGATGCGATCTCGTGGGGTATCGACATCTCGACGGCGTCGAAGCACGTTCGTGAGTCCGCTCCGCCGCTGGTCGCTCCGTCGCTGTTCTTGGCGATGACCGTGCTGGCGTTCATCATGCTCGGCGACGCCATCCGCGACGCCTTCGACCCGAAGCTGCGGTGACCCCCATGCCCCCAGTCGCGAAACACCTGCTCGAGGTCAAGGACCTCTTCGTCGAGTTCAAGAGCCGGGACGGCGTCGCCAAGGTGATCAACGGCGTCTCGTACCACCTCGATCCGGGCGAGACGCTCGCCGTGCTCGGCGAGTCCGGTTCCGGCAAGTCCGTCACCGCGCAGGCGATCATGGGCATCCTGGAGATGCCGCCCGCGCGGATTCCCTCCGGGCAGATCCTCTACAACGGTGTGGACCTGCTGAAGCTCCCCGAGGACAAGCGGCGGGAGGTGCGCGGCAAGGAGATCGCCATGATCTTCCAGGACGCGCTCTCCGCGCTGAACCCGGTCTTCCCGGTCGGCTGGCAGATCGGCGAGGTCCTCCGCAAACGCGAGGGCAGGTCCCGGGCCGACGCGCGCAAACGGGCGATCGAGCTGATGGACCTGGTCAAGATCCCGGCCGCGAAGCAGCGCGTCGGGGACTACCCGCACCAGTTCTCCGGCGGCATGCGGCAGCGCGTCATGATCGCCATGGCGCTGGCGCAGGACCCGAAGGTGCTGATCGCCGACGAGCCCACCACCGCGCTCGACGTCACCGTGCAGGCCCAGATCATGGACCTCCTCGGCGACCTGCGCCGAGACCTCGACATGGGCCTCATCCTGATCACGCACGACCTCGGCGTGGTCGCGGACGTGGCGGACCGGATCGCGGTCATGTACGCGGGCCGGATCATCGAGGAGGCGCCGGTCTACGACATCTACGAGGCGCCGGCGCACCCGTACACGAAGGGGCTGCTGGCCTCCATCCCCCGGCTCGACCAGCGCGGCCAGAAGCTGGCCACGATCAAGGGCCTGCCGCCGAACCTGGCCAACATCCCGCCCGGCTGCCCGTTCCACCCCCGGTGCCCGTACGCCCAGCCGGTCTGCCGGGAGGTCGTCCCGGCCAAGCACGTGCTCGGGCCGCGGTACAGCGCCTGCCACTTCGCCCAGGAGGTAGTCAGTGACCACCGCTAGGGGATTCGCGGCACCGGCGCCGCAGCACCACCCACGGCACGGCGAGGTGCTGCTCGACGTGCAGAACGTGGTCAAGCACTTCCCGATCAGCCAGGGCGTGGTGTTCAAGCGCCGGGTCGGCGCGGTGCAGGCGGTCGACGGCGTCAGCTTCCAGCTGCGCCGCGGCGAGACGCTCGGCGTGGTCGGCGAGTCCGGCTGCGGCAAGTCCACGCTGGCCAAGCTGCTCATGCGGCTGGAGACGCCGACCTCGGGCAAGGCCGTGCTGGAGGGGCGGGACATCTTCACGCTCGGCGGGTCCGAGCTGCGCCGGCTGCGCCGCAACGTGCAGATGGTCATGCAGGACCCGTACACCTCGCTGAACCCGCGCATGACGGTCGGCGACATCATCGGCGAGCCGTTCGAGATCCACCCGGACGCGGCACCACCCGGCGACCGCCGGCGCCGCGTCCAGGAGCTGCTCGACGTGGTGGGCCTGAACCCGGAGCACGTCAACCGGTACCCGCACCAGTTCTCCGGCGGCCAGCGCCAGCGCATCGGCATCGCCCGCGCGCTCGCGCTCCGCCCGCAGATCATCGTCTGCGACGAGCCGGTGTCCGCGCTCGACGTGTCCATCCAGGCCCAGGTGATCAACCTGCTGGAGCAGTTGCAGGACGAGTTCGGGCTGTCGTACATCTTCATCGCGCACGACCTGAGCGTGGTCCGGCACATCGCGGACCGGGTCGCGGTCATGTACCTCGGCAAGATCGTGGAGCTGGGCACGGAGTCGGAGATCTACGAGCGGCCGACCCACCCGTACACCCAGGCGCTGCTCTCCGCGGTCCCGGTGCCCGACCCCCGGGCGCGCAACCACCGCGAGGTCATCCGGCTCGACGGCGACGTGCCCTCACCGGCCAACCCGCCGTCCGGCTGCCACTTCCGTACCCGCTGCTGGAAGGCACAGGAGATCTGCGCCGCGCAGGAGCCGCCGCTGGTGGTGCGCCCGGCCGACCCGCACCCGTCCGCCTGCCACTTCCCGGAGCTCCGGCACCCGGTCCGATAAATCGGTTGCCGTCGGCGTGCCGGGCGGATGGTCTGTCCACCATGACCGTCCGCCCGGCACACCCCGACGACGCGCCCGCGCTGGTCGCGCTGCGCCACACCGTCTACCCCTATCTGGTACGCGGAGAGGCCTCCACCCGGCGGCAGCTGGCGACGCCGCCGCCGGACTCGTCCCTGGCCGCGTTCGTCGCGGTGTCCGGCACCGGCGAGGTGGTCGGCTTCAGCACCGCGTTCCGCAACACCAGCACCTCCGCGCCGCACGCCGGCCAGGTCTCGCTGCTGCACGTCCACCCCGCGCACCGGGGACGCGGCCACGGATCGGCGCTGCTCACCGCCTCGCTGTCGCATCTGCGCGGGTGCGGGCTGCGCAACGTCCGCGGGTACGTGACGCCGGAGTCGCTGCCGTTCGCGACCGCCCGCGGGTTCACCGCCAGCCGGGAACTGCGCTACTCCCGCCTCGACCTGACCACGCCGCTGCCACCACCCCCGCCGCTGCCGTCCGGGTACACGCTCGTACCGGTGTCGGCGCTGACCGACCGGGCGCTCTTCGCGGCCGAGACCGGCGGCGTCGCGGACGAGCCCTCCGACGTGGCGCCGGACGCGCTCACGTTCGACCACTGGCGGTACGACGTCTGGGAGGAGCCGGGCCTGGACCGGGACGCGAGCTTCGCGGTGCTCGACCCGGACTGCGCGGTGGCATCCTTCTCGCTGCTGCTGCGCGACGGCGACCGTTACTGGTCGGACATGACGGCCACGCTGCCCGCCCATCGCGGCCTCGGCCTGGCCCGGCTGGCCAAGACGGCCGCGCTCTCCCACGCCGCCGCCACCGGCGGGACCGTCGCCTACACCTCCAACGACACGGCCAACGCCCCGATGCTCGCCGTCAACACCCGCCTCGGGTACGTCCCGACCGCGACCGCCCTCTCCGTCCTCACCACCCTCACGCCCTGACCCGCGCGCGTCCCGGACGTGGAACGGGCCGCGGCGAAGGCCACGGCCCGTGCACACCAGGGACGGCTCAGTGGAAGAAGTGCCGCGCCCCGGTGAAGTACATGGTGATCCCGGCCTTCTGCGCCGCCGCGATGACCTCGTCGTCGCGGACCGAGCCGCCCGGCTGGACCACCGCACGCACGCCCGCCTCGGTCAGCACCTCCAGGCCGTCCGGGAACGGGAAGAACGCGTCCGAGGCCGCGACCGCGCCGCGGGCCCGGTCCGCGCCGGCGCGGGAGACCGCCAGGCGGGCCGAGTCGACGCGGTTGACCTGGCCCATGCCGACGCCGACGGTGGCGCCGTCCGCGGCGAGCAGGATCGCGTTGCTCTTGACCGCGCGGACCGCGCGCCAGGCGAAGGCCAGTTCGTCGAGCAGTTCCGCGGACGCGGGCTCGCCGGCGACCAGGCGCCACGCGGACGGCGCGTCGCCGGGCGCGTCGATGCCGTCCCGGGTCTGGGCCAGCAGACCGCCGCTGACCTGCCGGAACTCCACGGACGCGG
It encodes:
- a CDS encoding ABC transporter permease; its protein translation is MSDLQAVAATEVPSVERARSLGQDAWRDLRHNWIFWFASTIALIVILMAIAPSLFTPNNPTECALSRQHAPGSGWALFGYDFQGCDIYARTVHGARASIWVGVLSTALASAIGLVFGLSSGFFGGWLDAILSRITDIVLGIPLLLAAIVLGKRLAAGDTGGSSGLLAVVVVLGILGWTTAARVMRSSVISAKNQDYVAAARMLGAGNFRIMFRHILPNAIAPFIVVLTIALGQFIATEATLSFLGIGLKGDAISWGIDISTASKHVRESAPPLVAPSLFLAMTVLAFIMLGDAIRDAFDPKLR
- a CDS encoding ABC transporter ATP-binding protein; this encodes MPPVAKHLLEVKDLFVEFKSRDGVAKVINGVSYHLDPGETLAVLGESGSGKSVTAQAIMGILEMPPARIPSGQILYNGVDLLKLPEDKRREVRGKEIAMIFQDALSALNPVFPVGWQIGEVLRKREGRSRADARKRAIELMDLVKIPAAKQRVGDYPHQFSGGMRQRVMIAMALAQDPKVLIADEPTTALDVTVQAQIMDLLGDLRRDLDMGLILITHDLGVVADVADRIAVMYAGRIIEEAPVYDIYEAPAHPYTKGLLASIPRLDQRGQKLATIKGLPPNLANIPPGCPFHPRCPYAQPVCREVVPAKHVLGPRYSACHFAQEVVSDHR
- a CDS encoding ABC transporter ATP-binding protein; its protein translation is MTTARGFAAPAPQHHPRHGEVLLDVQNVVKHFPISQGVVFKRRVGAVQAVDGVSFQLRRGETLGVVGESGCGKSTLAKLLMRLETPTSGKAVLEGRDIFTLGGSELRRLRRNVQMVMQDPYTSLNPRMTVGDIIGEPFEIHPDAAPPGDRRRRVQELLDVVGLNPEHVNRYPHQFSGGQRQRIGIARALALRPQIIVCDEPVSALDVSIQAQVINLLEQLQDEFGLSYIFIAHDLSVVRHIADRVAVMYLGKIVELGTESEIYERPTHPYTQALLSAVPVPDPRARNHREVIRLDGDVPSPANPPSGCHFRTRCWKAQEICAAQEPPLVVRPADPHPSACHFPELRHPVR
- a CDS encoding GNAT family N-acetyltransferase; the encoded protein is MTVRPAHPDDAPALVALRHTVYPYLVRGEASTRRQLATPPPDSSLAAFVAVSGTGEVVGFSTAFRNTSTSAPHAGQVSLLHVHPAHRGRGHGSALLTASLSHLRGCGLRNVRGYVTPESLPFATARGFTASRELRYSRLDLTTPLPPPPPLPSGYTLVPVSALTDRALFAAETGGVADEPSDVAPDALTFDHWRYDVWEEPGLDRDASFAVLDPDCAVASFSLLLRDGDRYWSDMTATLPAHRGLGLARLAKTAALSHAAATGGTVAYTSNDTANAPMLAVNTRLGYVPTATALSVLTTLTP